A stretch of Fibrobacter sp. UWR2 DNA encodes these proteins:
- a CDS encoding mechanosensitive ion channel family protein, translating into MDRIREYIPKDSLLEQFLLVALLFLIIWLFNKSFKLFLKRAERHGFDRAAIPLVSDLVKYTTYALGLLVALNILGVNTNGLLAMLGAASLAVGLALKDTLANIASGLLLLFLRPFVAGDYIECGSIKGKICAIGLFNTTLETFEGIAVSAPNRSLWGAPIVNYARNPIRRLDIEIGVSYDASLDVVFCALRRMVEQDTSFLKVPPPKFFVSSYADSSINVTVWVWVRTFEYYELKRKYSRIIKDVLDEHKIEIPFPQRVVHLVKEGEEVATSGERVPDFDDLVQDEIIVDGKRISGK; encoded by the coding sequence GTGGACAGGATTAGAGAATATATCCCCAAAGATTCCCTGCTAGAGCAGTTTCTTCTTGTTGCTCTGCTCTTTCTTATCATTTGGCTTTTCAACAAGTCTTTCAAACTGTTCTTGAAACGTGCCGAAAGGCATGGCTTTGACCGCGCCGCGATTCCCTTGGTTTCTGACTTGGTCAAGTATACGACCTATGCGCTTGGGCTTTTGGTGGCGCTCAATATTTTGGGGGTGAATACCAACGGCCTCCTGGCGATGCTCGGTGCAGCGAGCCTTGCTGTGGGCCTTGCGCTTAAGGATACGCTTGCTAACATCGCGTCTGGTCTGTTGCTGCTGTTCTTGCGTCCGTTTGTTGCGGGAGACTACATCGAATGCGGTTCCATCAAGGGCAAGATTTGTGCCATCGGGCTTTTCAATACGACCCTCGAGACTTTCGAGGGCATTGCCGTGTCGGCCCCGAACAGGTCGCTCTGGGGCGCTCCTATCGTGAATTATGCCCGCAATCCCATACGCAGGCTGGATATTGAGATTGGGGTTTCTTACGACGCCTCGCTTGATGTGGTGTTCTGTGCCCTGCGCAGGATGGTTGAACAGGATACGAGTTTCCTGAAGGTTCCTCCTCCGAAATTCTTTGTAAGCAGTTATGCCGATAGTTCTATAAACGTCACGGTGTGGGTATGGGTGCGCACGTTCGAGTACTATGAACTCAAGCGAAAGTATTCCAGAATCATTAAGGATGTGCTTGACGAGCATAAGATCGAGATCCCGTTCCCGCAGCGAGTTGTCCACTTGGTGAAGGAGGGCGAGGAAGTGGCGACGTCGGGCGAACGCGTTCCTGATTTCGACGACCTTGTACAAGACGAAATTATCGTCGACGGGAAGCGTATTAGCGGCAAGTAA